Proteins encoded together in one uncultured Desulfosarcina sp. window:
- a CDS encoding class I SAM-dependent methyltransferase, whose protein sequence is MHRFPGEDAQTPQEDAIAGQCQSQAQMLANRVRKRFKHLSRRFMRQKIEVFRLYDWDIPEIRAVVDWYGGHLVIGEYMRRQSEPQWLPEMARAVAAALDVPMEKVHLKARWAGKQDGQRYERIDHTNKKIVLSERDLKFLVNPYDFVDTGLFSDHRDTRQMVREMAAGKDFLNLYCYTASFSCYAALGGARSTVSVDRSEGAIQWARENMALNGIDPAANRLIQAHTFDYLQSARKKGLRFDLAVVDPPSYSTTKTRDLTFDVVRDHPRLLKNVVSVLRTGAILFFSTNHQDFQPNLGGLNVSDASEITSRTIPEDYVHKRKTIHRCWQITV, encoded by the coding sequence TTGCATCGATTCCCGGGTGAAGACGCGCAAACACCACAGGAGGACGCCATCGCCGGACAATGCCAAAGCCAGGCCCAAATGCTGGCCAACCGCGTGAGAAAACGCTTCAAGCACCTCAGCCGGCGTTTCATGCGGCAGAAGATCGAGGTTTTTCGCCTTTACGATTGGGATATTCCTGAAATTCGCGCCGTGGTGGACTGGTACGGCGGCCACCTGGTGATCGGAGAATACATGCGCCGCCAGTCCGAACCCCAATGGCTGCCCGAAATGGCCCGGGCGGTCGCCGCCGCGTTGGATGTGCCCATGGAAAAGGTCCATCTCAAGGCACGGTGGGCCGGCAAACAGGATGGCCAGCGCTACGAACGTATCGACCATACGAATAAAAAAATCGTCTTGTCGGAAAGGGATTTGAAGTTTCTGGTCAATCCCTACGATTTCGTCGATACCGGGCTGTTTTCCGACCATCGCGATACCCGGCAGATGGTGAGGGAAATGGCCGCCGGCAAAGATTTTCTCAATTTGTACTGCTATACGGCGTCCTTTTCCTGTTATGCCGCCCTGGGCGGGGCCCGCAGCACCGTTTCCGTGGACCGGTCGGAGGGCGCCATCCAGTGGGCGCGTGAGAACATGGCCCTCAACGGCATCGACCCGGCCGCCAATCGGCTGATTCAGGCCCACACTTTCGACTATCTGCAAAGCGCCCGAAAAAAGGGGCTGCGCTTCGACCTGGCGGTGGTCGATCCGCCGTCCTATTCCACCACCAAAACCCGCGACCTGACATTTGATGTCGTCAGGGACCACCCCCGGCTGCTGAAGAACGTGGTTTCCGTGCTGAGAACCGGCGCCATCCTGTTTTTCTCCACCAACCACCAGGATTTTCAACCCAATCTGGGCGGTCTCAACGTTTCCGATGCCAGTGAAATCACCTCCCGAACGATCCCCGAAGATTACGTTCACAAGCGCAAAACCATCCACCGCTGCTGGCAGATTACTGTTTAG
- a CDS encoding polysaccharide deacetylase family protein — protein sequence MSNRRGRLFGGATHILAALLILVLIVPAARGGQASDRERPPLQLVRARKGDTPQTLARRYLKAASKGWMIAEYNGKDAFSEGEAVVIPGGDFRPGGLSPGGIQVVPVVAYGDIGDTNAKTNRASRISRSAFHEQIRCLSDTGFIAVSPDRLVEFMAFTAQLPRRSVLITADTESQTFYEDAAPILKAFGMKATVFIAPGRVGEKGTMTWDQIRALSKEGFTIGCRGSYGRSLTRRKRGQSFKENFSWIESELQQGKKKVEAELGEPCRFLAYPEGRSDNLIAAMAANLGFAAAFNRSPGGTPFYADRFAIHRNIVDRRTDLDRFSDLLATTIVVDLK from the coding sequence ATGTCAAATCGACGGGGTAGGCTTTTCGGCGGCGCCACCCATATCCTTGCGGCGCTGCTGATCCTGGTCCTGATTGTCCCGGCCGCCCGGGGCGGGCAGGCCTCCGATCGGGAGCGCCCGCCTCTGCAACTGGTACGCGCCCGAAAGGGAGACACGCCGCAAACGTTGGCCCGGCGATACCTGAAGGCCGCATCCAAGGGATGGATGATCGCCGAATACAATGGTAAGGATGCCTTTTCCGAGGGAGAGGCCGTTGTGATTCCCGGGGGCGATTTTCGACCGGGGGGGCTGTCTCCCGGCGGTATTCAGGTCGTCCCCGTGGTGGCCTACGGCGACATTGGCGACACGAACGCAAAAACGAATCGGGCTTCCCGGATTTCCCGGTCGGCCTTTCACGAGCAGATACGGTGTCTGAGCGATACGGGGTTTATCGCCGTTTCGCCGGATCGGCTGGTCGAATTCATGGCCTTCACCGCCCAGCTTCCCCGACGATCCGTGCTTATTACGGCGGACACCGAATCGCAGACCTTTTACGAAGATGCGGCGCCCATCCTGAAAGCCTTCGGAATGAAGGCCACCGTTTTTATTGCTCCCGGACGGGTGGGCGAAAAAGGCACCATGACCTGGGACCAGATCCGGGCGCTGAGCAAGGAAGGTTTCACCATTGGCTGCCGGGGGAGCTACGGGCGTTCCCTGACTCGTCGCAAGCGGGGGCAGTCCTTTAAAGAGAACTTCTCGTGGATCGAATCCGAACTGCAACAGGGTAAAAAAAAGGTCGAAGCGGAGTTGGGCGAGCCGTGCCGCTTTCTGGCCTATCCCGAAGGCCGCAGCGACAACCTGATCGCCGCCATGGCCGCCAATCTGGGCTTTGCGGCGGCGTTCAACCGGTCGCCGGGAGGCACGCCTTTTTATGCCGACCGTTTTGCCATTCACCGCAACATCGTTGACCGTCGTACGGATCTGGATCGCTTCAGCGATCTGCTTGCCACGACAATCGTGGTGGACCTCAAATGA
- a CDS encoding adenylate/guanylate cyclase domain-containing protein yields the protein MAAGIVLPGAVPAAIFMARPEHFNLHDDGTAMRRSPKNLVPGIRHLFRRRSPGDVQLGQVLIDRGVITAEQLEAALAEQRKRLIETGQAVRLGHVITDLGLASEEVVVEAINENFRLSVASLSDNIRELILRQRGPLAERLPPPAIPIWLKLCIGALLIVTVTIVTFSTIIINKQKARLFDQTVMVGTVSLNYFANNARIPLIDDDILSLNTLIKEATDTEGLRYAVVTDAKGLIRAHTDVNQIGTPLSAATPTQPPVTRGKVSYYSFVTPSGEQMLNLYRDVVFQDKILGTVHVGVSLDFIEHLVAREKGSIIYVTLVMMIIGLAIAVYLGLRFSRPITQLVAATEAIGKGDYRYRVELNRQDELGNLATAFNQMGEELLRHTLTRQSFGKYVGEEVLEMIIADPEKMWLKGHKNDATILFADIRGFTAYAEAREPERVVEMLNTYFDIATRAILDYGGYVDKFIGDGVLGVFGVPVYRNDHVERTVRAALDLMDQLRSRNVQGNPLLSSVGIGIHTGPVVSGNIGSPAKMEYTVIGDTVNLASRLSSLACPGEVLVTDAVVSALRPLIQVEPAGSRAIKGKTAPVETFRVLSIKQRSHVKSTG from the coding sequence ATGGCCGCCGGTATAGTTCTGCCCGGCGCGGTGCCGGCCGCCATTTTCATGGCGCGGCCCGAGCATTTTAACCTTCACGACGACGGTACGGCCATGCGGCGGTCCCCGAAAAACCTGGTTCCAGGAATCCGCCATCTTTTCCGACGACGGTCCCCGGGCGATGTTCAATTGGGCCAGGTGCTGATCGATCGGGGCGTCATCACCGCAGAGCAGCTGGAAGCCGCGCTGGCCGAACAGCGCAAGCGGCTGATCGAAACCGGCCAGGCCGTCCGTCTGGGCCACGTGATTACCGACCTTGGGCTGGCCTCCGAAGAGGTGGTGGTCGAGGCCATCAACGAGAATTTCCGGCTTTCGGTCGCCTCCCTGTCGGACAATATCCGTGAGCTGATCCTGCGCCAGCGCGGCCCCCTGGCCGAACGGCTGCCTCCGCCGGCCATTCCCATCTGGCTCAAACTCTGCATCGGCGCACTGCTCATTGTCACCGTCACCATCGTTACCTTCAGCACCATCATCATCAACAAGCAAAAGGCCCGGCTGTTCGACCAGACGGTGATGGTGGGGACCGTAAGCCTCAACTATTTTGCCAACAATGCCCGCATTCCACTCATCGATGACGATATTCTCAGCCTCAACACCCTGATCAAGGAGGCCACCGATACAGAAGGGCTGCGCTATGCCGTGGTTACCGACGCTAAGGGATTGATCCGGGCGCACACCGATGTGAACCAGATCGGCACGCCGCTTTCTGCAGCAACGCCGACGCAGCCGCCGGTCACCCGCGGCAAAGTTTCTTATTACTCTTTTGTGACCCCGTCCGGAGAGCAGATGCTGAATCTGTACCGCGACGTCGTTTTTCAGGATAAGATTCTGGGTACGGTGCATGTGGGCGTGTCCCTGGATTTTATCGAACACCTGGTGGCGCGGGAAAAAGGGTCCATCATCTATGTGACCCTTGTGATGATGATTATCGGTTTGGCCATTGCGGTCTATCTGGGGCTTCGTTTTTCGCGGCCCATCACGCAGTTGGTGGCCGCCACCGAAGCCATCGGCAAAGGCGACTACCGCTATCGGGTGGAACTCAACCGCCAGGACGAACTGGGCAATCTGGCCACGGCCTTCAACCAGATGGGCGAAGAGCTTTTACGGCACACGCTGACACGCCAGTCCTTCGGAAAATACGTCGGCGAGGAAGTGCTGGAAATGATTATCGCCGACCCGGAAAAAATGTGGCTCAAGGGGCATAAGAACGACGCCACGATCCTTTTTGCCGACATCCGGGGGTTTACCGCCTATGCGGAAGCCCGTGAGCCGGAGCGGGTCGTCGAGATGCTCAATACCTATTTCGATATTGCCACCCGCGCCATATTGGATTACGGAGGATATGTGGACAAATTCATCGGCGACGGCGTTCTGGGGGTTTTCGGCGTGCCGGTATACAGAAACGACCATGTCGAACGAACGGTGCGGGCCGCGCTGGACTTAATGGACCAGCTTCGCAGCCGGAACGTCCAGGGCAACCCTCTTTTGTCGTCCGTGGGGATCGGCATTCACACCGGTCCCGTTGTCTCCGGCAACATCGGCTCGCCGGCCAAAATGGAATATACGGTGATCGGCGATACGGTCAACCTGGCCTCCCGGCTCAGCAGTCTCGCGTGTCCGGGCGAGGTGCTGGTAACCGATGCCGTGGTTTCTGCCCTGCGGCCCCTGATTCAGGTCGAACCCGCCGGAAGCCGCGCCATTAAAGGCAAAACCGCACCCGTCGAAACCTTTCGGGTGCTTTCCATCAAGCAGAGGTCTCATGTCAAATCGACGGGGTAG